The DNA sequence GCACCCTTATCAGGTGTGGTGTAGGTCACGTCGATTGTTCCCTGATAGAGACCCTGCGTGCCCGGACCCGTGATACGAGCCTGGAATACGGAGGTGTTGGTACAGCCAGCCGGGCAAACGCCAGCAGACGGACCAACCGGGAACGTGATGAAACCGCCGGTGGCAGTCACTGACCAATTGGCAGCGCTGTTACCGGAGTTCGACAAGGTGATGTTCTCGTTCTTGATCTGTCCCGGAGTAGTGGTGTACGGATACACATACTCAGCCGGGGTGGCGCCAAGGCTGACAAATGATGTCATGGAGAAACAGCCGACGGAGATGTTCTTAATCGGGCTGTTGGTCCAGGTGCCTTCGGTCTGAACGATACCACCAGCATCAGTATCTTCAACATACTGGATGCGCAGTGAGTCGGTCACGTACATGGCGGATGATGACCAATGCTCTGATTTGCAGGTACCCGCGGCGCAATTGTGCGTCGTGGTATTGGTCAAGTTAACCGGAGGACCCCAAGTCAAACCGCTCGAGCTTGAAGCCTGAGCATAAATGTCACCATTCTTGAAAGCGCCGGCTGACACGTCGAAGGTCAACGGATCGGTCTCGTCGCTCTTGAAATAGGTGTAGGTCAGATACAGGATCTTGTTAGCACCAACGGTACACTCACTAAGATTCATCTTGGCAACGTTCTTCGTCCAAGCGCCGACGTCGCCGGCTGCATCAAAGTGATTAGCATCGATGGCAAGACTGATGCACTGGCCGCAATCATCCCAGTGACGAAGCTTGGCAGCCTGTGATGACACAGTACCGGCAACTGAGTCAAAGGTCGGAGCGTTCCATGCAACATGGAGACAGCCGTCTGCAGTGTACATGGCATCGCAATCGGTGTATGCGCGCTCAAGCTCGGCGCCGGTGTACTCCGTGATATTTACCAATGCTCCCCAGGTGTTACCCAGGTTGCTTGATTCACGATAGACAACGTCACCGTTATGCTGCTGAATACCGCCGGTGAAGGCCTGATCCTTCGAACGGATGTAGACAATCGCTACATTGTTCGAGTTCGGGTCTTGGGCGATAACAGGAGTGATATTATCAGTTGAGTCAATCCAGAATCCGCAAGTCGGACCGCTGGCAGTGATACCGTTGTTGGAACGATAGTAAACCAGGGACTGAACGTCAGTGGTCGTGGTCGGGCTTTCGCTGGCGACCGCATGGACGATAGCATTGGCGCCATCATTGTCGACGGCGCAGATCGGCCAAATATACGGACCTTCGAGAGCATCTGAACCGCTAACGATTGCTTGACAGTTGGCAGCCGGGAAGGCCCAAGTCGAGAACGAAGCGGCGCCGAGCGCGAAGTCGCGGCCGGTCTTGGTTCCGCCACCAGCGACGTTATGGAAAATCACCACCGGGACGTTAGCAATCGAGCTAAATCCGATGTTAGTATAGCCGCTACCGGTTGAGCCTTCAAGATCGGCGACGTTTGCCACAGTCGCAGTTCCGAGCTGATAGCCATAATATTCGGCTACACGGTTCGCCGTGCTTGCACCCGGCAGAACCATCCAAACGTTGTGAACCCAGCCGCCGCCGACAGCAATTTGGCGACCCATGGAA is a window from the bacterium genome containing:
- a CDS encoding dockerin type I repeat-containing protein; translated protein: MTRKLSLLFVLALFLLSIANVTAFAAKATKASHNGVDPRDLVSDIPALPIAGAEEVSYDPSIGKPGTQTPPQALGFSPDGIYTIGATYQDYQHNGSMGRQIAVGGGWVHNVWMVLPGASTANRVAEYYGYQLGTATVANVADLEGSTGSGYTNIGFSSIANVPVVIFHNVAGGGTKTGRDFALGAASFSTWAFPAANCQAIVSGSDALEGPYIWPICAVDNDGANAIVHAVASESPTTTTDVQSLVYYRSNNGITASGPTCGFWIDSTDNITPVIAQDPNSNNVAIVYIRSKDQAFTGGIQQHNGDVVYRESSNLGNTWGALVNITEYTGAELERAYTDCDAMYTADGCLHVAWNAPTFDSVAGTVSSQAAKLRHWDDCGQCISLAIDANHFDAAGDVGAWTKNVAKMNLSECTVGANKILYLTYTYFKSDETDPLTFDVSAGAFKNGDIYAQASSSSGLTWGPPVNLTNTTTHNCAAGTCKSEHWSSSAMYVTDSLRIQYVEDTDAGGIVQTEGTWTNSPIKNISVGCFSMTSFVSLGATPAEYVYPYTTTPGQIKNENITLSNSGNSAANWSVTATGGFITFPVGPSAGVCPAGCTNTSVFQARITGPGTQGLYQGTIDVTYTTPDKGAMAVTSIPVSLYNFNPFHLPQNSALRTNINQLNVNQASQVSANVAGRMFNYFADHADTSYLYEGHLIIGNDVLNLSYSTFGGVGAPTGTNPYGYTYAATAGMTIDSTSFGTYRRATGKGVNRDSTIGFDVNWYTSKHPDSGDFYVGQFKVYKGPKNPAGTISNVSLAYYTDWDIPSDSASDNTAGSIPSLAAVWQRGAWSVGSEARYGATAAYRNDGNDIVGGWVLDNPTYIYPDNGYDNDSIWAITETLTQGTYRLYSGVAEDLSGGVLIHRDLTINGATNDTARFVVVIAGTRAGGLVGVTASLNKAQEFLCGLGLAPNADICSACLCGDANNSGGFSISDAVYIIAHIFGGGPAPAQPCLGDANGSGGISISDAVYLIAHIFGGGPAPFCP